A genomic window from Populus nigra chromosome 7, ddPopNigr1.1, whole genome shotgun sequence includes:
- the LOC133699198 gene encoding uncharacterized protein PAM68-like translates to MNTLVCSQKSPLYLANSSPWKPMAPYILPTSIQKTLNNPPATWKVQASAKGFGSAPPSIQESSIKKTSKNTNNNDDEEIPEEVLYRIIKRVLVSVGAPMALAFASMNVIGLVMEQHIWNVPKWFMFLTLFLTLGASVCGIAYGALSTSMDPNEKGSFLGFEQVQKNWVEMWKEEDEGKKSWD, encoded by the coding sequence ATGAATACTCTAGTTTGTTCACAAAAATCACCCCTCTATCTTGCAAACTCTTCACCATGGAAGCCAATGGCTCCTTATATCCTCCCAACAAGCatacaaaaaaccctaaacaaccCACCTGCAACATGGAAAGTGCAAGCAAGTGCTAAAGGTTTTGGTAGCGCCCCACCTTCCATACAAGAAAGTAGCATTAAGAAAACCTCCAAAAACACCAACAACAATGACGACGAAGAAATCCCAGAAGAGGTGCTTTATAGAATCATAAAGAGAGTCTTGGTATCCGTTGGGGCACCTATGGCACTTGCCTTTGCATCAATGAACGTGATAGGTTTGGTCATGGAGCAGCATATATGGAATGTGCCAAAATGGTTCATGTTTTTGACACTTTTTCTTACGTTAGGAGCTTCTGTTTGTGGGATTGCTTATGGGGCTTTATCTACTAGCATGGATCCAAACGAAAAGGGATCATTTCTTGGGTTTGAACAAGTCCAGAAGAATTGGGTTGAGATGtggaaagaagaagatgagggcAAGAAATCTTGGGACTGA